One Aulosira sp. FACHB-615 DNA segment encodes these proteins:
- a CDS encoding 2-phosphosulfolactate phosphatase, with the protein MQAAPRLLLTETLRERSANRNRGEQPMIYNQSEFDLRCEWGAQGIAQLAPISDVVVIVDVLSFSTCVEIATHNGAIIFPYIFGDESAQDYANSIQAELATHRQQESRNKYSLSPVSLMNIPSGTRLVLPSLNGSTLTLLTGSTPTLAGCLRNCEAVARFAQKYGSKIAVIPSGERWQEDGSLRPAVEDLIGAGAILSYLDGSLSPEAAIALQSFQAVRQDLLSYLQKCISGKELIAKDFASDVELAAAFNISSCVPLFTDNAYRKQLI; encoded by the coding sequence ATGCAAGCAGCGCCTCGACTTCTCCTGACGGAGACGCTGCGCGAACGCTCGGCGAACAGAAATAGAGGTGAACAACCGATGATTTATAATCAATCAGAGTTTGATTTGCGTTGTGAGTGGGGCGCACAAGGAATTGCTCAACTTGCTCCTATTAGTGATGTCGTTGTTATAGTTGATGTGCTTTCTTTTTCTACCTGTGTAGAGATTGCTACTCACAACGGAGCGATAATTTTTCCATATATATTTGGTGATGAATCAGCTCAAGATTATGCAAATTCGATACAGGCTGAATTAGCAACTCACAGACAACAAGAGTCTAGAAATAAATATTCTCTCTCGCCAGTATCACTGATGAACATCCCATCTGGTACTCGGCTAGTTTTACCTTCACTTAATGGTTCGACTCTGACTTTGCTAACTGGAAGTACACCTACTTTGGCAGGTTGTTTGCGAAATTGCGAAGCTGTAGCGCGGTTTGCCCAAAAATATGGAAGTAAAATTGCTGTGATTCCATCTGGTGAGCGATGGCAGGAAGATGGTAGCCTCAGACCAGCTGTTGAAGATTTGATTGGTGCTGGGGCTATTTTGAGCTATTTAGATGGCAGTTTATCACCAGAAGCGGCGATCGCTCTCCAGTCATTTCAAGCTGTTCGCCAAGATTTACTGAGTTACCTACAAAAATGTATTTCTGGTAAGGAGTTAATTGCTAAAGATTTCGCCTCTGATGTTGAATTAGCCGCAGCTTTTAACATCAGCAGTTGCGTACCTTTATTTACTGATAACGCCTATAGAAAACAGTTAATTTAG
- a CDS encoding M20 family metallopeptidase: protein MVSTFPSSYSVDLSRVRLSIRTLQPQLVEWRRRLHQQPELGFQEKLTAEFVASKLQAWGIEHQTGIAKTGIVATIKGTKLSTHTSTTSAALSTSPISVQHSALSTEKVLAIRADMDALPIQELNEVPYKSQHDGIMHACGHDGHTAIALGTAYYLQQHREDFAGTVKIIFQPAEEGPGGAEPMIAAGVLKNPDVDAIIGLHLWNNLPLGTVGVRAGALMAAVELFNCTILGKGGHGAIPHQTVDSIVVAAQIVNALQTIVARNVNPIDSAVVTVGALHAGTAHNVIADTANMKGTVRYFNPAFAGFFKQRIEQIIAGVCQSHGANYDLEYWSLYPPVINDAGIAELVRSIAEEVVETPVGIVPECQTMGGEDMSFFLQEVPGCYFFLGSANPDKDLAYPHHHPRFDFDETVLPMGVEIFIRCVEKFFS from the coding sequence ATGGTTTCCACATTCCCCAGTTCTTATTCTGTTGATTTATCCCGTGTGCGACTTTCTATTCGCACATTGCAACCACAATTAGTAGAGTGGCGGCGGCGACTACATCAACAACCAGAATTAGGCTTTCAAGAAAAACTGACGGCTGAGTTTGTCGCTAGTAAGTTGCAAGCCTGGGGAATTGAACATCAAACTGGTATTGCAAAAACTGGTATTGTTGCCACTATTAAGGGGACTAAACTCAGCACTCACACTTCGACTACTTCGGCTGCGCTCAGTACAAGTCCGATCAGTGTACAGCACTCAGCACTCAGCACTGAGAAAGTACTAGCAATTCGGGCGGATATGGATGCTTTGCCCATTCAAGAATTGAACGAAGTACCGTATAAATCGCAGCATGATGGCATTATGCACGCTTGTGGACATGATGGACATACAGCGATCGCACTAGGTACAGCATACTATCTCCAGCAGCATCGAGAAGACTTTGCAGGGACTGTAAAAATTATCTTCCAGCCAGCCGAAGAAGGGCCGGGAGGTGCAGAACCAATGATTGCGGCTGGGGTGCTGAAAAATCCTGATGTCGATGCCATTATTGGTTTACACCTGTGGAATAATCTCCCCTTGGGAACTGTCGGTGTTCGTGCTGGTGCGTTGATGGCGGCGGTGGAATTATTCAACTGCACAATTTTAGGCAAAGGTGGACATGGTGCAATTCCCCATCAAACCGTTGATTCGATTGTCGTTGCAGCGCAGATTGTCAACGCCCTACAAACCATTGTCGCCCGGAATGTTAACCCCATCGATTCCGCAGTGGTGACTGTTGGCGCACTGCACGCAGGTACAGCACATAATGTCATTGCTGATACTGCAAATATGAAAGGCACAGTGCGCTATTTTAACCCCGCATTTGCAGGCTTTTTTAAACAACGCATCGAGCAAATTATAGCTGGAGTTTGCCAGAGTCATGGCGCAAACTATGACTTAGAATATTGGAGTTTGTATCCCCCAGTAATTAATGATGCGGGGATTGCAGAATTAGTGCGATCAATTGCCGAAGAAGTGGTAGAAACGCCTGTAGGAATTGTGCCAGAATGCCAAACAATGGGCGGCGAAGATATGTCTTTCTTCTTACAAGAAGTTCCCGGCTGTTACTTCTTCCTTGGTTCTGCTAACCCAGACAAAGATTTAGCTTATCCCCATCATCACCCACGATTTGATTTTGATGAAACTGTCCTACCAATGGGTGTGGAAATATTCATCCGTTGCGTGGAGAAGTTTTTTAGTTGA
- a CDS encoding patatin-like phospholipase family protein: MPFRILSLDGGGIRGIMSATMLKAIEQQINKPLHEYFNLIAGTSTGSILAAAIATGKKSQTIIDLYQQKSSRIFPYTSRFSSQRIPLILKYGLSAPKFSDSGLIQVLKENLGDTRLFDVNEPKLLITSYDTISREPIIFKSWRQDKDYDNFPLWEICVSSASAPTYFPAHKLDRIIKGPVVDAKPSSVFLDGTASYTENIYNNTQITITDGLGKGQTRTITQYKGGKREASVDSPWETVPDNTAKYSIKCIYSAVDGGVAANNPSACAVAEALRLGNRLEDITILSIGTGDRTRIIPFEKAEGWGLLQWAQPIIGILFDASSGVHQYITEQVVPDHQILRLQFKLDRELTGKPLSDDIDDVSTENLENLVNAANAYLQQPSISNALQKFLQLNGN, from the coding sequence ATGCCTTTTCGGATTTTAAGCTTGGATGGTGGCGGTATTAGGGGAATTATGTCTGCAACGATGTTGAAGGCTATCGAGCAGCAAATTAATAAACCTTTACACGAGTATTTTAACTTAATTGCAGGCACTTCTACAGGGTCAATTTTAGCAGCAGCGATCGCCACAGGTAAAAAAAGTCAAACTATCATTGATTTATATCAACAAAAAAGCTCAAGAATTTTCCCTTATACAAGTCGTTTTTCTTCCCAGAGGATTCCCCTCATCCTGAAATATGGTTTATCTGCACCTAAGTTTTCTGATAGTGGTTTAATTCAAGTCCTCAAAGAAAACTTAGGTGATACAAGATTATTTGATGTTAACGAACCAAAGTTATTAATTACGTCTTATGACACCATTTCTAGAGAGCCAATAATATTTAAAAGTTGGCGACAAGATAAAGATTACGATAACTTTCCTTTATGGGAAATCTGCGTTTCTTCTGCCTCTGCTCCTACTTATTTTCCTGCCCATAAATTAGATAGAATCATCAAAGGGCCAGTGGTAGACGCTAAACCAAGTAGTGTTTTTCTAGATGGTACTGCTTCCTATACAGAAAATATTTATAATAATACTCAAATTACCATTACGGATGGTTTAGGCAAAGGTCAAACTCGCACCATCACACAATATAAAGGTGGTAAAAGAGAAGCTTCGGTAGATTCGCCTTGGGAAACCGTACCAGATAATACGGCCAAGTATTCTATTAAATGTATCTACTCTGCGGTTGATGGTGGAGTTGCGGCTAATAATCCATCAGCCTGTGCTGTAGCTGAAGCTTTAAGATTAGGCAACCGACTAGAAGATATTACCATTCTTTCCATCGGTACAGGCGATCGCACACGCATCATCCCATTTGAAAAAGCCGAGGGTTGGGGTTTGTTACAATGGGCGCAACCAATCATCGGTATATTATTTGATGCGTCATCTGGTGTTCACCAGTACATTACAGAACAGGTAGTACCAGATCACCAAATTTTACGCTTGCAATTTAAGCTAGACCGAGAACTAACTGGTAAGCCATTGAGTGATGACATTGATGATGTGAGTACTGAAAATCTGGAGAATTTGGTGAACGCTGCAAATGCCTATCTTCAGCAGCCATCAATAAGCAATGCTTTACAGAAGTTTTTACAACTCAACGGTAATTAG
- a CDS encoding sugar O-acetyltransferase — protein sequence MAKTEKQKMLAGELYIAEDPELVAENRRASQLLQKYNSSIPEQQEQRQQILQELFAKVGEKTTIVPPFHCDYGSNIYAGNKLYMNYGCVILDCNIVEIGNNVLCAPYVQIYTAYHPVEPEIRLTGQELAAPVKIGNNVWIGGNAIICPGVTIGDNTTIGAGSVVVKDIPANVVAAGNPCRIIRYLSDN from the coding sequence ATGGCAAAAACTGAAAAACAAAAAATGTTAGCTGGTGAGTTATACATAGCAGAAGATCCAGAATTAGTCGCGGAGAATCGACGAGCCAGCCAACTTTTGCAAAAATATAACAGTAGCATTCCTGAACAGCAAGAGCAAAGACAACAAATACTACAAGAATTATTCGCCAAGGTAGGAGAAAAAACTACCATTGTGCCACCATTTCACTGTGATTATGGCAGTAATATTTATGCTGGGAATAAATTATATATGAATTACGGCTGCGTAATTTTAGACTGCAATATAGTTGAAATTGGTAATAACGTTTTGTGTGCGCCCTACGTGCAGATTTATACTGCGTATCATCCCGTAGAACCAGAAATTCGGCTGACTGGTCAAGAACTAGCTGCACCAGTGAAAATCGGTAACAATGTCTGGATAGGTGGAAATGCGATTATTTGTCCAGGGGTCACAATTGGCGACAACACAACAATTGGTGCTGGTAGTGTAGTGGTGAAAGATATACCAGCAAATGTTGTCGCGGCTGGAAACCCCTGTCGAATTATTCGCTATTTATCGGATAATTAA
- a CDS encoding calcium-binding protein, whose protein sequence is MSSVERDETRENRIATEIIVDAEDKEDRAMGWYYYLEEALNCPFMAKWAKKSRKTSTIEEKTVEVLGMAPDDECLKDMYVEVADLKGKDDDVYSAKLSDIKPIDADDSTEQAIADWHYWLARGYKF, encoded by the coding sequence ATGTCTAGTGTTGAACGCGACGAAACCAGAGAAAATCGCATCGCCACAGAAATTATTGTAGATGCGGAAGATAAAGAAGATCGGGCAATGGGCTGGTATTATTACTTAGAAGAAGCCTTGAATTGTCCGTTTATGGCTAAATGGGCGAAAAAATCCCGCAAAACCTCGACAATAGAGGAAAAAACTGTTGAGGTGCTGGGAATGGCTCCTGATGATGAGTGTTTAAAAGATATGTATGTGGAAGTAGCTGACCTTAAGGGTAAGGATGATGATGTCTATTCGGCAAAATTATCAGACATTAAGCCTATTGATGCAGATGATAGCACTGAACAAGCGATCGCAGATTGGCATTATTGGCTGGCGAGAGGCTACAAATTCTAG
- a CDS encoding Uma2 family endonuclease — MVTTQVSSTQRGILPNISWHTFEIMLAEMGNNRTTRLTYDQGTLEIMTPLMPHEYNNRLLEHLVFTLAEELNLNIKSIGSTTCKRPDLLRGVEPDSAFYIQNEPLMRQKQNLDLTQDPPPDLVIEVDYTSASVDRLSIYLALGVPEVWRYDEPVMQIYCLQEGTYIPCDVSPSFFNLPLTTEIPRFLQESLNNGEIPMIRSFRAWVRQQQKN, encoded by the coding sequence ATGGTAACTACACAAGTCAGCAGTACTCAAAGAGGGATTCTCCCAAATATTAGTTGGCATACTTTTGAAATTATGTTGGCAGAAATGGGTAATAATCGCACCACACGACTGACCTATGATCAAGGAACCCTAGAAATTATGACACCGTTGATGCCTCATGAATATAACAATAGGCTACTAGAACACTTAGTTTTTACCTTAGCGGAAGAACTCAACCTGAATATCAAAAGTATTGGTTCTACAACTTGTAAACGTCCAGACTTACTGCGTGGCGTAGAACCAGATTCTGCATTTTACATTCAAAATGAACCATTGATGCGGCAAAAGCAAAATCTCGACTTGACTCAAGACCCACCACCTGATTTAGTAATTGAAGTAGACTACACCAGTGCTTCTGTTGATCGATTATCAATTTATTTAGCGTTGGGTGTTCCAGAAGTTTGGCGTTATGACGAACCTGTAATGCAAATTTATTGCTTACAGGAAGGTACGTACATTCCTTGTGATGTATCACCAAGTTTTTTCAATCTTCCTTTAACTACAGAGATTCCCCGTTTCTTGCAAGAAAGCTTGAACAATGGAGAAATTCCTATGATTCGCTCATTTCGTGCTTGGGTGAGACAGCAGCAAAAAAATTGA
- the ftsH2 gene encoding ATP-dependent zinc metalloprotease FtsH2 — protein sequence MKFSWRVLVLWTLPALVIGFFFWQGAFANAPADMGKNAANTRMTYGRFLEYLDADRVTSVDLYEGGRTAIVEAIDPDIENRIQRWRVDLPISAPELISKLKEKQISFDAHPMRNDGAIWGLLGNLVFPILLITGLFFLFRRSSNLPGGPGQAMNFGKSRARFQMEAKTGVKFDDVAGIEEAKEELQEVVTFLKQPERFTAVGARIPKGVLLVGPPGTGKTLLAKAIAGEAGVPFFSISGSEFVEMFVGVGASRVRDLFKKAKDNAPCIIFIDEIDAVGRQRGAGIGGGNDEREQTLNQLLTEMDGFEGNTGIIIIAATNRPDVLDAALLRPGRFDRQVTVDAPDIKGRLEILQVHARNKKLDTSVSLEAISRRTPGFTGADLANLLNEAAILTARRRKEAITLREIDDAVDRVVAGMEGTPLVDSKSKRLIAYHEIGHALVGTLLKDHDPVQKVTLIPRGQAQGLTWFTPNEEQGLISRSQLKARITGALGGRAAEEVIFGSAEVTTGAGGDLQQVTGMARQMVTRFGMSDLGPLSLESQQGEVFLGRDWTTRSEYSEAIASRIDAQVRVIVEQCYEHAKKIMREHRTVTDRIVDLLIEKETIDGEEFRQIVAEYTDVPEKQQYVPQL from the coding sequence TTATGGCCGTTTTCTAGAATACTTGGATGCCGATCGCGTCACTAGCGTAGATTTGTATGAAGGCGGTAGAACGGCAATTGTCGAAGCTATTGATCCAGATATCGAAAATCGCATTCAAAGATGGCGGGTAGACCTGCCAATTAGCGCCCCTGAGTTAATTAGCAAGCTTAAAGAAAAACAAATTAGTTTTGATGCTCACCCCATGCGTAATGATGGCGCAATTTGGGGATTATTAGGCAATCTTGTTTTCCCAATTTTATTGATTACTGGCTTGTTCTTTTTGTTCCGTCGCTCCAGCAATCTTCCTGGTGGCCCTGGACAAGCAATGAACTTTGGTAAATCCAGAGCGCGTTTTCAAATGGAAGCCAAAACAGGTGTGAAATTTGATGATGTGGCTGGTATCGAAGAAGCCAAAGAAGAATTACAAGAAGTTGTTACCTTCCTCAAACAACCAGAAAGATTTACTGCTGTTGGCGCACGCATTCCTAAAGGTGTGTTGTTAGTCGGCCCTCCAGGTACAGGTAAAACATTACTAGCAAAAGCGATCGCTGGTGAAGCTGGTGTACCATTCTTCAGTATTTCCGGTTCGGAATTTGTGGAAATGTTCGTCGGTGTCGGTGCTTCTCGCGTCCGCGACTTGTTTAAAAAAGCCAAAGATAACGCTCCCTGTATCATCTTCATCGATGAAATTGACGCTGTAGGTAGACAACGGGGTGCAGGTATCGGTGGCGGTAACGATGAACGAGAACAAACCCTCAACCAGTTGCTGACCGAAATGGACGGTTTTGAAGGTAACACAGGGATTATTATTATCGCTGCTACCAACCGTCCCGACGTATTAGACGCAGCCTTGTTACGTCCCGGTCGTTTTGACAGACAAGTAACTGTCGATGCGCCAGATATCAAAGGACGTTTGGAAATTCTACAAGTTCATGCACGTAACAAGAAATTAGACACTAGCGTTTCACTAGAAGCAATCTCTCGCCGGACTCCTGGGTTTACTGGCGCAGATTTAGCCAACTTACTCAACGAAGCCGCAATTCTCACCGCCAGAAGACGTAAAGAAGCCATCACCCTGCGCGAAATCGACGATGCAGTTGACCGCGTAGTTGCAGGGATGGAAGGTACACCCTTAGTAGACAGCAAGAGTAAGCGTTTAATTGCTTACCACGAAATTGGTCATGCTTTGGTGGGTACTTTACTCAAAGACCATGACCCAGTACAAAAAGTAACTTTGATTCCACGAGGACAAGCACAGGGTTTAACTTGGTTTACTCCCAATGAAGAACAAGGTTTAATTTCTCGTTCTCAACTCAAAGCCAGAATTACTGGTGCTTTGGGTGGACGTGCGGCTGAAGAAGTCATTTTTGGTTCGGCGGAAGTGACAACTGGTGCTGGTGGCGACTTGCAGCAAGTAACCGGAATGGCACGTCAAATGGTGACTCGGTTCGGGATGTCTGACTTAGGGCCACTTTCCTTAGAAAGCCAACAAGGCGAAGTATTCCTCGGTCGTGACTGGACAACCCGATCTGAATATTCCGAAGCGATCGCTTCTCGCATTGATGCTCAAGTACGGGTGATCGTTGAACAATGCTATGAACACGCCAAGAAAATTATGCGTGAACATCGCACTGTAACAGACCGCATCGTTGATTTACTCATTGAAAAAGAAACCATCGATGGCGAAGAATTCCGCCAAATCGTTGCTGAATACACTGATGTTCCTGAAAAACAACAGTATGTACCACAACTGTAA